The nucleotide sequence GTTCGCCCAAACACCGCAGGGACCCCAAGCATGAGCAGCGCCGAACCGATCTCCAGCACCACCGTACGCGCCGGCGCACCGCTCCTCGCCCCCGTGCAGGCGGGTCAGATCTGCCGCATCGTCGACACGCTCGGCAACGAAGCGGTCGATGCGTTCTTCTTCAACGCCGACGACCCCGTCGAACGCTACTCGGCGGTCGACACGATACGCGCCCAGCGCAACGTCTACCTCAGCACCGGGTCGACGCTGCTCTCGACAGAAAACCGCCCGATGCTCACGATCACCGCCGACACCGTGGGCCGCCACGACACCCTCGGCGGCGCCTGCGCGTCTGAGAGCAACACCGTGCGCTACGCACACAGCAAGAAGTTCATGCACAACTGCCGCGATAGCTTCCTCATCGCGATGCTCTCCGACCACGACGCCCTGACCAAGCGCGACCTCACGGCCAACGTCAACTTCTTCATGAACGTGCCCATCACCCCAGAAGGCGGACTCAGCTTCGAAGACGGCATCAGCGGCCCGGGGCACTACGTGGAGATGCAGGCGGAGATGAACGTGCTCGTGCTGCTCTCCAACTGCC is from Pseudomonadota bacterium and encodes:
- a CDS encoding urea amidolyase associated protein UAAP2; amino-acid sequence: MSSAEPISSTTVRAGAPLLAPVQAGQICRIVDTLGNEAVDAFFFNADDPVERYSAVDTIRAQRNVYLSTGSTLLSTENRPMLTITADTVGRHDTLGGACASESNTVRYAHSKKFMHNCRDSFLIAMLSDHDALTKRDLTANVNFFMNVPITPEGGLSFEDGISGPGHYVEMQAEMNVLVLLSNCPQLNNPCSGFNPTPIEFVVYDGPDPQ